One window of the Triticum dicoccoides isolate Atlit2015 ecotype Zavitan chromosome 3B, WEW_v2.0, whole genome shotgun sequence genome contains the following:
- the LOC119281092 gene encoding protein enabled homolog: MPPPLLPLSLSPPPPPPPLLPPPQPAQLEEVTDWEAGKRNQAVLLPWLGLDLPHLPPPSQAKRSGGSASSSEQGRTGIRISLREAATTEVGPRCRHSAQATDSSRAAAEGGPAACFRTTPCRVGQNLQRCCRLGEPPVTAETSSPPSAMPLSPAHGAPPLQAQVVTTPIMDMDSSSCAG, translated from the exons ATGCCGCCGCCGctgcttcccctctccctctccccgcctccaccaccacctcctctccTGCCTCCTCCCCAACCAGCACAGCTAGAGGAGGTGACAGATTGGGAGGCGGGCAAAAGGAACCAGGCGGTTCTCCTTCCATGGTTGGGCCTCGACCTGCCACATCTTCCTCCTCCCAGTCAGGCGAAGAGGAGTGGCGGATCCGCTTCCTCAAGCGAGCAGGGGCGCACGGGGATTCGGATCTCGTTGCGAGAGGCCGCCACCACAGAAGTAGGTCCGCGGTGCCGTCACTCTGCTCAAGCTACTGATTCATCCCGTGCGGCGGCAGAAGGAGGTCCTGCAGCTTGCTTCCGTACTACTCCTTGCCGTGTGGGTCAAAATCTCCAGCGGTGCTGTCGTCTGGGTGAGCCCCCCgtcacggctgagaccagctcgccgCCGTCGGCCATGCCACTCTCGCCGGCGCACGGAGCACCTCCCCTCCAAGCACAG GTCGTTACAACGCCGATTATGGATATGGATTCATCCAGCTGCGCTGGATGA